The genomic interval CCGCCCTGTCGCAGCCGGGTGTGACCGGCGTGACCTGCCTCTATCACGGCGTGCCGGGCGACCGGGGCCTATGCGCCCAACTCGCAGCGCTCGCCATCGACGTGCAGTTCGTGCCCAACGTCATCCTCGGCACCACCTTCGATCTCGCCCGGCCCTGCTTCGGCTCGACCATCGCGATGACGGCCGAATCGCTGGCCCGCATCGGCGGCTTCGGCGCGTTCAAGGATGATCTGGCCGACGATTACGCGATCGGCGAAGCCCTGCGCGCCGAGGGCGGCACGGTGGCGATTCCAGCCCTCACCATCGGGCATGCCTGCGTCGATACCGAGCTGTCCGGCCTGTGGCGGCACGAACTGCGCTGGAACCGCACCATCCGCAACGTCGATCCGAAGGGCTATGCCGGATCCGTCGTGACCCACGCCTTCCCACTGGCGCTGCTCGCCGCGCTGATGCCCGGCGCCGGCTCCGGCGCGCTCGCGGTCGCCGCCCTGGCCCTTACCTGCCGCATCCTGCTGTGCCTGCGCATCGAGCGGGCCTTCGGGCTCTCCCCCCACGCCTACTGGCTGTTGCCGATTCGTGACATGCTGTCCTTCATCAACTTCACCTGGAGCTTCGTCTCGGGTGCGGTGACATGGAAAGGTCACGATTACCGTGTGGTTGCGGACGGTACGCTGATTCCGGAGCACGGCCTCGGTCGCGAGTCGCGCGCGACTTCGGTCTAAGCTTCAAACCATTCGCCCTTATACATTCCAACGCTCGAGCCTTGAGGCCTTGAACCCCATGCGCACGCTCTTCCTGCAGGCCCCCACCTTCGACGGCTTCGATGGCGGCGCCGGCTCGCGCTACCAGGCCAAGCGCGAGATCAAGTCGTTCTGGTACCCGACCTGGCTGGCCCAGCCGGCGGCCCTGGTGCCGAACTCGAAGCTGATCGACGCGCCCCCGCACAACATCAAGCTCGAAGAGATCGTGGCCCAGGCCAACGATTTCGACCTCGTGGTGCTCCACACCTCGGTCCCGTCCTTCAAGTCCGACGTGAAGACCGTCGAGGCGCTCAAGGCCGCCAATCCGCGGCTGATCGCCGGCCTGATCGGCGCCAAGGTCGCCGTGGATGCCGCCGGCTCCATGGCCCAGGCCCCGTGCATCGATTTCTGCGCCCGCAACGAGTTCGACTTCACCGTCAAGGAAGTCGCCGACGGCGTGCCGATGTCGGAGATCAAGGGTCTGTCCTATCGGGACGCCAACGGCGTCGTGGTCCATAACGAGGATCGCGAGATCATGACGGACATGGACCAGCTTCCCTTCGTCACGAGCGTGTACAAGCGCGACCTCGAGATGGAGAAGTACTTCATCGGGTACCTCAAGCACCCCTACATCTCGTTCTACTCGGGCCGCGGCTGCAAGAGCCGCTGCACCTTCTGCCTCTGGCCGCAGACCGTCGGCGGCCACACCTACCGCACCCGCTCGGTCGCGCACGTCATCGAAGAGATCAAGTACTGCCTGAAGGAATTCCCTCAGACGAAGGAGTTCTTCTTCGACGACGACACCTTCACCGATAACCTGCCGCGCGCGGAAGAGATCGCCCGCGAGCTGGGCAAGCTCGGCGTGACGTGGTCCTGCAACGCCAAGGCCAACGTGCCCTACGAGACCCTGAAGGTTCTGCGTGACAACGGCCTGCGCCTGCTGCTCGTCGGCTACGAGTCCGGCAACCAGCAGATCCTGAACAACATCAAGAAGGGCATGCGCGTCGAAGTCGCGGAGAAGTTCACCAAGAACTGCCACGAACTCGGCATCGCCATCCATGGCACCTTCATCGTCGGCCTGCCGGGCGAGACGAAGGAGACGATCCAGGAAACGATCGCGTTTGCCAAGCGCATCAACCCGCACACGATTCAGGTCTCGCTGGCGGCACCCTATCCGGGCACCTTCCTCTACAAGCAGGCGGTGGAGAACGGCTGGCTCGACGTCGAGAACGCCGAACTCGTGGACGAGAACGGCGTGCAGATCGCGCCGCTGCACTACCCGCACCTGTCGCACTCGGAGATCTTCTCCGCGGTCGAGGAGTTCTACCGGAAGTTCTACTTCCGCGCCCCGAAGATCGCCTCGATCGTCAACGAGATGGTCCGCTCGCCCGAGATGATGAAGCGCCGCCTGCGCGAGGGCGTCGAGTTCTGGCACTTCCTCCGGGACCGCAAGGCCGCCGCGTAACGCCGAGCCGCCGGCTCCATCGAGCAAACAGGAAAGGCCGGGCACCCGCCCGGCCTTTCCTGCTTCCAGGGGTCCGCCCTGAACCCGCGAGAGGGCTTGCCCTCTCGACACCCGCGAGAGGGACAGAGCTTGAAGCGACTGGTCGTCACCGCGGACGATTTCGGCCTCAGCCGTGAGGTCAACGAGGCCGTCGAACAGGCCCATCGCAACGGCATCCTCACCGCGGCGAGCCTGATGGTCTCCGCGCCCGGCGCCGACGACGCCGTCGCCCGCGCGCGGCGGACGCCGTCCCTGCGGGTCGGACTGCACCTCGTGCTGGTCGAGGCGTGGCCGACCCTGCCGCCCGCCGAGCTTCCCGACCTGACGGACGCGCAGGGGCTGATGCGGCGCGACATGGAGCGGCTCGGACTCGACCTTGCCCTCAAGGCGAGCGCCCGGCGGCAGCTCGCCGCCGAGATCCGGGCGCAGTTCGAGGCGTTCCGCGCCACGGGCCTGCCGCTCGATCACGTCAACGCGCACAAGCATTTCCACATCCACCCGCTGATCGCCGGAATGGTGCTGCGGATCGGCCGCGATTACGGGATGCGGGCGCTGCGGGTGCCGCGTGAGCCGCGCGATCTGCTGCGGCGCGCGGAGCCCGGCTTCCAAGCCAAGCCCGCTCTCGACACGGCGCCGTGGTCGGCCCTTCTCGCCGTGCGCGCCCGGCAGGCGGGCCTGCTGATCCCGACCCGGACCCTCGGCCTTGCTTGGTCTGGTGCGATGACCCCGGAGCGCGTCACCGCCCTGCTGCGCCACCTGCCCGACGGGCTCACCGAACTCTACACCCACCCGGCGAGTGCAGGCGGCTTCCCCGGGGAGGCCCCAGGCTACCTTTATGCCGCCGAGCGGGATGCGCTGATCGCGCCGCAGGCGCGGGAGGCCGTCGAGCGGAGCGGAGCGATCCTGGGCGGGTTTTCCGATTTCGGTCACCCGAACATATAAAAAATTTAAACGCAGTCCTTATAGGCAACATAAAATTCACGTTAACGTGAGGTTGCGAGCCCTTTCGAGCAACCTGCACATCACCTTAAGATGGATTCACTTCACCAGTGACACCTAGGGAATAGGCATGGCCTCGTATAAATATGGCTCGAATCTTACGAAGAATGAAAGCAACGAGTTTGATAAGGTCCACTCACCCGGTCAGGCCGCGCCTTTTTCGGGGATATACAAATGCCTTGGTTGCAATAAGGAGGTTGCTTCTAATCAAGGGCAACCTCTTCCACCTCAAAACCATCACCAGCACGCGACAAATCAGGGATCTGTGAGGTGGCAGCTCATAGTTTATGCCAATCACCAGGGGTGAGGGAAAGCATAAAAGAGCTGTAAGCGTCGAGAATAAATCTTACGCCTCGGGCATCGGCCGGATCAGGGAATCCTCCGGCAACGGATCGTCGAAGTCATCCGCGACGTAAGGGAAGGGATTCATGATCCCGCGCTGCCGCAGGAAAGCCTGCCCGGCCTCGAAGTCGACTCCCCCCGTGCCGCGCCGACGCGGGACGAAATCCAAAATGGGCTTCCCGTCCTGCGTGACCACGATGGTTTCTCCCCGCTCGACACGGCGAACCGGGATTTGCCGCTCAGGTTCGAGGGCTTGAATCGGAATCGTCGTCATGACGCCCAAAGAGCAAGGGCTGGACCTGGAAGGGTCCAGCCCACCTCTCATTTTACCGTCGCGTGCTCGCGGGCGACCGTGCCCGGCGGGCGGCCGGCTTCCTTGCCCTCGGGGCGGTCGGCATCCGGCCGCTTCGGCGGGGGGCCGAGGAAGGCCGGGACCACGAAGAAGGCCGCGATCAGCGTGAAGAACAGCGACAGCGCGAGCAATTCGCCCATGCTGGCGGTGCCGGGATGGCTCGACAGCATCAACGAGCCGAAGGCGGTGCCCGTGGTCAGCGCCGAGAAGAAGATCGCCCGCGTCAGGCTGGAGGCCAGCATGTCGACGACGCCGGCGCGCCACGCGATCACATAGTAGATGTGGAAGGCGACACCGACCGCCAGCATCAGGGGCAGGGCGATGATGTTGGCGAAGTTCAGTGGCATGCCGATGACCTTGAGCGCCATCAGCGTCCACAGCGTCGCCAGCACCAGCGGGCCGAGCGTCATCGCCACGTCCCAGGGTTTGCGCAGTGCGACCGAGAGCAGGATGAAGATCAGCGCGAGCGCCGTCAGACCCGCCTGCACGAAGGCGCCGAGGATGGTGTAGCTCGACTCGGTCGTGGCGATCGGCGCGCCCGTGGCGTGGGGATCGATCGTCTGCACCTCCTTGGCGAAGCGGCGCAGCACCTCGTCGTCGTTCGAGTCGCCCTTGGGGTGAACCTCGATGCGGGCACGGCCGTCGCTCGTCACCCACTCGGCCTTCAGCGGCTTGGGCAGGTTGTCGAGGGTGATCTTCTTCGGATCGAGCAGCCCGGACAGACGGCTCATCAGGGTCTTCAGATCGGTGGTGAGCGCGACGCTGGCCGCCTCGCGCTTCTCCGCCGGGGCGGCAGCGAGGGTGTCGAGGGTGCCCGACAGACGGTTCGCCGCCTTGGCGCCGGCCGAATCGCCGTTCGCGATGCTCTTCAGCGCCGCGGCCGTCTCCTTGAGCGCCTTGACGTTCTCCGCATCCGTCGGCGGGGGCGGCTTGCGCGACGGGTTGAGGGCCGGGCCGAGGAGTTGCGCCGTCTCTTGGATCGTGGCGAGCTTCTGGTCCTGATCGCGGGGCACGAAGGTGTCGATCGAGATCACCTTGGCGACCGCATCGAGCCCTTCCAGACGCTTGGAGAGGGCAGGGACCGCATCGACGTTCGGGGCTAGCACATCGATCGAGTTCGGGCTGGTGGCCGGATCCTTGATCAGGTCGAGATAGGTCGCGATCGACTCCACCTTCGGGCTGCGAAGGTGCATCGGGTTGGAATCGAAGGGCAGCTTCAAAAGCAGCGGGATGCCGGCGAGGGTGATCACGCCGACGAAGATCAACACCCACTTGCGGTGCTCGATGATCCAGTGGTCGACGCCCGCCATCCACGTCGTCTCGACCGCCCGCTTCTCGCCGCGCGGGTTGAACACCGCGATCAGGGCCGGGAGCAGGGTGAGCGAGAACAGGTAGGCCACGATCATGCCGACGCCGGCGATGAGGCCGAGTTCGGACACGCCGCGGAACTGCGTGGGCAGGAAGGCGAAGAAGCCGGCCAGCAGCGACACCGCCGCGAGCGTCAGCGACCAGCCGACGCCGCGCGCTGCACCGCGCAGAGCCGCATCGACGCTGCCGAGTTCGTAGCGGTCGGCCCGGTAGCGGACGGCGAACTGGATGCCGAAATCGATGCCGAGCCCCACGAACAGGGCGGCGAAGGCCACCGAGATCGGGTTCAGCTCGCCCACCATGATGAGCCCGAGGGCGGCTGTCACGACGAGACCCGCGAAGGTCGTGATCAGGACCGAGATGACGAGGGGGCCGGAGCGCAGCGCCAGCCACAGGAACAGGACGATCGCGGCGGTCGTCAGCGAGTAGTTCAGGAGGGCGTCGTCGGCGAGCGTCGCAAACTCGTCGTCGGCCACCGCCACCGGCCCGGTCAGGCGAATGCGCAGGCCGTGCGCCGCATCGATGTTCTGCTCGGCGGCCAGGCGCCGGATCAGTTGGGTCGCCTCGCGGCCCGGCTCCAGCGCGTTGTAGTCGAGCACCGGCTGGATCATCACGAACTTGCGGGTGTCCGTGGTCTCGTTGCGCCCGCCCGCGAGCAGGGTCTGCCACGACATGCGGGCGCGCTGCCCGTCGAGGGTCTTGCGCAGGGTCTCGTCGATCTGCCCCATCGGCTGGGCGAGGTCTTCGAGCTTGGCGTCGCCGCTCTTCACGCCCTTCACGCCGAGGGAGAGCACCCGCATCACGCCCCGGAGCGACGGGTCGGCGGCCAGCGGCCCGAGAAGGCCCTGCTGCTCGATCAGGCGCTGGGTGGTCTGCTCCAACTCCTCCTGCGACATCAGCAGGAGGCCGTTGCGGTCGAAGAACGGGCCGCCGTCGGGACGGTACACTGTCTCGATCTCGGAGCGGTGCGCCTTGAGCGCCTCGGCGAAGCGTGCGGCGGCCTCCTCGGCGATCTCCGGCGTCTCGCCGTCGATCACCGCGGCCACGAGATTCGTGCGCTGCGGGAACGCCTTCTCGAAGGCGATCTCGTCCTTGCGCCAGGAGACGCTCGGCTCGATCAACCGCTCGACATCGGTGTTGATGCGGAACAGGTGGGCGGCCGCGCCCGCGCCCGCGACCGTGAGGAGCGCCGCAGCCACCAGTACCAGCCAGCGGCGCCTGACGGAAAACGCGACGAGACGTTCGATCACGTAAAACCCTGTCTGCCTAACGATCCGACCTGTCCCCGCGTGACGACGGGCCGGGACGCCGAAGTCCCGTCCTCCCCGCGAACAGGACGCGGCGTCCTCAGCAGGCGGCGACGCGCCGAATCGATCCTCGTCTTGGCCCGCGGGACGTGACCCTCGCGAGCGATAAACCGGGCAGGGGCGCCGACGGCCGGCGACCCCTGTCCGTCGAACACGGATCGCGCGAAGAGCTTGCTCAAGCCTCCGCGCCAATCATTCGTGTCATTGGCGCGCTACCTACTTGTCCCAGCGGGGGAATGCAACGCGGCCCGGCAAACCGGTCCGATCCGGCGGCGGCGGTGCGATTGCGCACTGCAACCGGATTGCGCGGCGATATCGCTTCGCACAAGCATTCCGAACGATGTCGGCTTCAAGACGGGGTCGCGGACGCCGCACGAGAAATCGTGCAAGAATTCGTGAACGTGTTTCGCCCCGTTTCGCCCCTTGCGGCTTGTCTGTGCAGAGGAACGGTCAAAAATCTGCCGCAGAATGCGGAAATCAGACGATCATTCCCGGTTCGGATCGCGCGACCACGGGCTTCGTCCCCGAAGCCGGAGGCCGGCCGCGAGACCGGCACGACACAGTCTCTCGAAATCGCGCTCAAAGCGCGCCCTCTCGGAACAGTTCCAGCCTAATGCGCTGGAACTCCTGTCCTTCTCACGCTAAGCAGCCCGGCTAAGTCCGGAACCCGCGCATCCAAGGAGCCGCGTCTTGGGAATCCCCATACGGTACGTCGCGAAGATCGGCGGTTACATCCTCAAGCAGCACATCACGGGACGGAAGCGCTACCCGCTCGTCATGATGATGGAGCCGCTGTTCCGCTGCAATCTCGCTTGCGCCGGCTGCGGGAAGATCGATTACCCGGACGAGATCCTGAACAAGCGCCTGCCGGTGGACGAGGCGCTCGAATCCGTGCGCGAGTGCGGTGCACCGGTGGTCGTGATCGCCGGCGGCGAGCCGCTTCTCCACAAGGATCTGCCGCAGATCGTGCAGGGCATCATCGCGCAGAAGAAGTTCGCGATCGTCTGCACCAACGCGCTGCTCCTTGAGAAGAAGATCAAGGACTACAAGCCGAGCCCCTACTTCACGTGGTCGATCCATCTCGACGGCGACAAGGAGATGCACGACGGCTCGGTGTGCCAGCGCGGCGTCTACGACAAGGCGGTGGCGGCCATCGCGAAGGCCAAGGAGATGGGCTTCCGCGTCACCATCAACTGCACCTTCTTCAACAATTCCTCGCCGGACAAGATCGCCGACTTCTTCGATTCGGTGACCCGCATGGGCATCGACGGCATCACCGTCTCGCCCGGCTACGCCTACGAGCGCGCGCCGGACCAGAAGCACTTCCTCAACCGCAAAGCGACCAAGGACCTGTTCCGCGGCGTGTTCCGGCACGGCAAGGAGAAGGGCCGCGAGAAGTGGACCTTCCAGCAGTCGGGCCTGTTCCTCGACTTCCTCGCCGGCAACCAGACCTACCACTGCACCCCGTGGGGCAACCCGACCCGCACCGTGTTCGGCTGGCAGAAGCCCTGCTACCTGCTCGGCGAGGGCTATGCGGCGACCTTCAAGGAACTGATGGAAGAGACCGACTGGGATTCCTACGGCACCGGCAACTACGAGAAGTGCGCCGACTGCATGGTCCACTCGGGCTACGAGGCCTCTTCGGTGGTCGATTCGGTCAAGAAGCCGTGGAAGCCGCTGATCCACGCGATCCGCGGCATCAAGACCGAGGGCGACATGGCGCCGGAGATCTCGCTGGAGAACCAGCGCCCGGCCGAGTTCGTGTTCTCCCGCAACGTCGCCCAGAAGCTGTCCGAGATCAAAGCCTCGGGCGTCGACACCAAGCAGGAAGCCCGCAAGCGCACCGCCGCCTGAGCGACGCGCTTCCCCGCTCCCCATGAGAGACCCGCGCGGCACAAGCCGCGCGGGTCTTTTCGTTTCGACGGCGTCGCGCTGGATCGTCTTACGTCTGAAGGCGCGCCACGGCCGTAGCGATGGCTGAGCGCCCCGTGTGGCGCGCCCGCTGCACCGTCATGAGGCAAGGGGGAAGCTACCGGCGACCGAGCGCCTCGTCAGGCGGCCTTACAGCAACCCGAGACCCGGTCCGAGCTGCGCCCGGCAGCGGGCGAGCGCCGCAAAGGCCGCCGAGGAATCGCGGCCGAGCCGAATCAGCTCGCCGATCCGGGCGCGGCCGCGCAGCAGCGCAC from Methylobacterium sp. AMS5 carries:
- the hpnI gene encoding bacteriohopanetetrol glucosamine biosynthesis glycosyltransferase HpnI, with translation MDLNELPAWIASVLLLMALAGCVYALLAAWLVDRFAARPSPAFAADAPRPGVTILKPLCGLEPDLFENLDSFCRQDYAGPVQIVFGVQNAADPAIAVVQRLREAHPALRLDLVVDPSQHGSNRKVSNLINMSERIAHAVVVLADSDMSVKTDYLERVAAALSQPGVTGVTCLYHGVPGDRGLCAQLAALAIDVQFVPNVILGTTFDLARPCFGSTIAMTAESLARIGGFGAFKDDLADDYAIGEALRAEGGTVAIPALTIGHACVDTELSGLWRHELRWNRTIRNVDPKGYAGSVVTHAFPLALLAALMPGAGSGALAVAALALTCRILLCLRIERAFGLSPHAYWLLPIRDMLSFINFTWSFVSGAVTWKGHDYRVVADGTLIPEHGLGRESRATSV
- a CDS encoding MMPL family transporter — protein: MIERLVAFSVRRRWLVLVAAALLTVAGAGAAAHLFRINTDVERLIEPSVSWRKDEIAFEKAFPQRTNLVAAVIDGETPEIAEEAAARFAEALKAHRSEIETVYRPDGGPFFDRNGLLLMSQEELEQTTQRLIEQQGLLGPLAADPSLRGVMRVLSLGVKGVKSGDAKLEDLAQPMGQIDETLRKTLDGQRARMSWQTLLAGGRNETTDTRKFVMIQPVLDYNALEPGREATQLIRRLAAEQNIDAAHGLRIRLTGPVAVADDEFATLADDALLNYSLTTAAIVLFLWLALRSGPLVISVLITTFAGLVVTAALGLIMVGELNPISVAFAALFVGLGIDFGIQFAVRYRADRYELGSVDAALRGAARGVGWSLTLAAVSLLAGFFAFLPTQFRGVSELGLIAGVGMIVAYLFSLTLLPALIAVFNPRGEKRAVETTWMAGVDHWIIEHRKWVLIFVGVITLAGIPLLLKLPFDSNPMHLRSPKVESIATYLDLIKDPATSPNSIDVLAPNVDAVPALSKRLEGLDAVAKVISIDTFVPRDQDQKLATIQETAQLLGPALNPSRKPPPPTDAENVKALKETAAALKSIANGDSAGAKAANRLSGTLDTLAAAPAEKREAASVALTTDLKTLMSRLSGLLDPKKITLDNLPKPLKAEWVTSDGRARIEVHPKGDSNDDEVLRRFAKEVQTIDPHATGAPIATTESSYTILGAFVQAGLTALALIFILLSVALRKPWDVAMTLGPLVLATLWTLMALKVIGMPLNFANIIALPLMLAVGVAFHIYYVIAWRAGVVDMLASSLTRAIFFSALTTGTAFGSLMLSSHPGTASMGELLALSLFFTLIAAFFVVPAFLGPPPKRPDADRPEGKEAGRPPGTVAREHATVK
- the hpnH gene encoding adenosyl-hopene transferase HpnH, coding for MGIPIRYVAKIGGYILKQHITGRKRYPLVMMMEPLFRCNLACAGCGKIDYPDEILNKRLPVDEALESVRECGAPVVVIAGGEPLLHKDLPQIVQGIIAQKKFAIVCTNALLLEKKIKDYKPSPYFTWSIHLDGDKEMHDGSVCQRGVYDKAVAAIAKAKEMGFRVTINCTFFNNSSPDKIADFFDSVTRMGIDGITVSPGYAYERAPDQKHFLNRKATKDLFRGVFRHGKEKGREKWTFQQSGLFLDFLAGNQTYHCTPWGNPTRTVFGWQKPCYLLGEGYAATFKELMEETDWDSYGTGNYEKCADCMVHSGYEASSVVDSVKKPWKPLIHAIRGIKTEGDMAPEISLENQRPAEFVFSRNVAQKLSEIKASGVDTKQEARKRTAA
- the hpnJ gene encoding hopanoid biosynthesis associated radical SAM protein HpnJ, translating into MRTLFLQAPTFDGFDGGAGSRYQAKREIKSFWYPTWLAQPAALVPNSKLIDAPPHNIKLEEIVAQANDFDLVVLHTSVPSFKSDVKTVEALKAANPRLIAGLIGAKVAVDAAGSMAQAPCIDFCARNEFDFTVKEVADGVPMSEIKGLSYRDANGVVVHNEDREIMTDMDQLPFVTSVYKRDLEMEKYFIGYLKHPYISFYSGRGCKSRCTFCLWPQTVGGHTYRTRSVAHVIEEIKYCLKEFPQTKEFFFDDDTFTDNLPRAEEIARELGKLGVTWSCNAKANVPYETLKVLRDNGLRLLLVGYESGNQQILNNIKKGMRVEVAEKFTKNCHELGIAIHGTFIVGLPGETKETIQETIAFAKRINPHTIQVSLAAPYPGTFLYKQAVENGWLDVENAELVDENGVQIAPLHYPHLSHSEIFSAVEEFYRKFYFRAPKIASIVNEMVRSPEMMKRRLREGVEFWHFLRDRKAAA
- the hpnK gene encoding hopanoid biosynthesis-associated protein HpnK; translated protein: MKRLVVTADDFGLSREVNEAVEQAHRNGILTAASLMVSAPGADDAVARARRTPSLRVGLHLVLVEAWPTLPPAELPDLTDAQGLMRRDMERLGLDLALKASARRQLAAEIRAQFEAFRATGLPLDHVNAHKHFHIHPLIAGMVLRIGRDYGMRALRVPREPRDLLRRAEPGFQAKPALDTAPWSALLAVRARQAGLLIPTRTLGLAWSGAMTPERVTALLRHLPDGLTELYTHPASAGGFPGEAPGYLYAAERDALIAPQAREAVERSGAILGGFSDFGHPNI